In a genomic window of Spirochaetaceae bacterium:
- a CDS encoding lactate racemase domain-containing protein → MAQTTTALAARPDTAGAWDLATVCAHLEAGTPAHLVQDRRVLALTPDATRTAPMPLLIRAVQQVIGTRAAQLDYMVALGTHPVMSDAEILGLYGLTPAQREAEFPSSRFMNHRWDRPDTLVRIGRFEAREIADITGGLFAEPIDVTINRAIFDYDLILIVGPVFPHEIVGFSGGHKYLFPGISGGEFLDFFHWLSAVITCRKTIGQRATPARAVVERAAEMVDVPRHLVAMVVTSGGGLEGMYVGAPEDAWQRAVDHSERVHVVRKPRAYHTVFGRAPEMYDEMWVGGKVMYKLEPVVADGGTLIVYGPHIREISRTWGSYLEQVGYHVAEYFTSRMGQFSDVPRGVLAHSALVRGEGSYRDGVERPRIDVVLATGLAPELCARINLGYLDPAAVNPDDYRDREAEGILSVDHAGETLHLVGG, encoded by the coding sequence ATGGCACAGACCACGACTGCGCTTGCAGCGAGGCCGGACACCGCCGGGGCGTGGGACCTGGCCACCGTGTGCGCGCACCTGGAGGCCGGTACGCCGGCGCACCTGGTGCAGGACCGCCGGGTGCTCGCCCTGACCCCGGACGCCACCCGCACCGCACCCATGCCGCTGCTGATCCGCGCCGTGCAGCAGGTGATCGGCACGCGCGCCGCGCAGCTCGACTACATGGTGGCGCTCGGCACCCACCCGGTCATGAGCGACGCCGAGATCCTGGGCCTGTACGGTCTTACGCCGGCGCAGCGGGAGGCGGAATTCCCATCGTCGCGGTTCATGAACCACCGCTGGGACCGGCCCGATACCCTGGTCAGGATCGGCCGCTTCGAAGCACGGGAGATCGCCGACATCACCGGCGGCCTGTTCGCGGAACCGATCGACGTCACCATCAACCGCGCCATCTTCGACTACGACCTGATCCTCATCGTCGGCCCGGTGTTCCCGCACGAGATCGTCGGGTTCTCCGGCGGCCACAAGTACCTGTTCCCCGGCATATCCGGCGGCGAGTTCCTGGACTTCTTTCACTGGCTGTCCGCGGTCATCACGTGCCGCAAGACCATCGGGCAGCGAGCCACGCCGGCACGCGCGGTAGTCGAACGCGCCGCGGAGATGGTCGACGTACCGCGTCACCTCGTCGCCATGGTGGTGACCTCGGGCGGCGGCCTGGAAGGCATGTACGTGGGTGCCCCCGAAGACGCGTGGCAGCGGGCGGTGGACCACTCGGAACGGGTGCACGTGGTACGCAAGCCGCGTGCGTACCACACCGTGTTCGGACGCGCCCCGGAGATGTATGACGAGATGTGGGTGGGCGGCAAGGTGATGTACAAGCTGGAGCCGGTGGTCGCCGACGGCGGCACCCTGATCGTGTACGGACCGCACATCCGCGAGATCTCCCGCACCTGGGGCAGCTACCTGGAGCAGGTCGGCTACCACGTCGCCGAGTACTTCACCAGCCGCATGGGCCAATTCAGCGACGTTCCGCGCGGCGTGCTGGCGCACTCCGCCCTGGTGCGGGGCGAGGGCAGCTACCGCGACGGCGTCGAGCGCCCGCGTATCGACGTGGTGCTGGCCACCGGCCTCGCGCCGGAACTGTGCGCCCGCATCAACCTCGGCTACCTCGACCCGGCCGCCGTGAATCCCGACGATTACCGCGACCGCGAGGCGGAGGGCATCCTCTCCGTCGACCACGCCGGCGAGACGCTGCACCTGGTCGGCGGCTGA
- a CDS encoding lysophospholipid acyltransferase family protein yields MYRRLHLTRRRTRSAPGGVAVALTYLVVIFLFSELRILVTMSWRRRRRQVVERFMTVQGRRMIATVHRFCGLRYTADTGGAGELPRRFIMLSNHQSLADIPMLVAAFPRHPPKFIAKRSLFRGIPTLSKCLRYGEHAAIDRHGPFRPTRRALVRLAQLDRHADPGSPYPPCSLAVFPEGTRSRDGKVARFYRAGTRVLAEHTGLPIVAVALDGGTAISRLGAFGNLAGIHYRIKVLAIYPPATDRQTMAAVLDDAHRNIAAQVDAWQA; encoded by the coding sequence TTGTACCGCCGGCTGCATCTGACGCGCCGCCGCACGCGGTCGGCGCCGGGTGGCGTTGCGGTCGCCCTGACGTACCTCGTGGTAATCTTCCTGTTCAGCGAGTTGCGCATCCTGGTCACCATGAGCTGGCGAAGACGAAGACGGCAGGTGGTGGAACGGTTCATGACCGTGCAGGGCCGGCGCATGATCGCTACCGTGCATCGCTTCTGTGGGTTGCGCTACACGGCGGACACCGGCGGCGCCGGCGAGTTGCCGCGGCGCTTCATCATGCTCAGCAACCACCAGAGCCTGGCCGACATCCCGATGCTGGTGGCGGCGTTTCCGCGCCATCCCCCCAAGTTCATCGCCAAGCGCTCGCTGTTTCGCGGTATCCCGACGCTGTCCAAGTGCCTGCGCTACGGCGAGCACGCGGCGATCGACCGCCACGGCCCGTTTCGCCCCACCCGCCGGGCACTGGTCCGGCTGGCGCAGCTCGACCGGCACGCCGACCCCGGCTCGCCCTATCCGCCCTGCAGCCTTGCCGTGTTCCCGGAAGGCACGCGCTCCCGGGACGGCAAGGTGGCGCGCTTCTACCGTGCCGGAACCCGCGTTCTTGCCGAGCACACCGGTCTGCCGATCGTGGCGGTAGCACTTGACGGCGGCACCGCGATCTCCCGGCTCGGCGCGTTCGGCAACCTGGCGGGCATCCACTACCGGATCAAGGTGCTCGCGATCTATCCGCCGGCGACCGACCGGCAGACGATGGCGGCCGTGCTCGACGACGCGCACCGAAACATTGCGGCGCAGGTCGACGCCTGGCAGGCGTGA